Proteins encoded in a region of the Rutidosis leptorrhynchoides isolate AG116_Rl617_1_P2 chromosome 9, CSIRO_AGI_Rlap_v1, whole genome shotgun sequence genome:
- the LOC139867130 gene encoding uncharacterized protein, translating to MEYFKRAKSVRLRSHHRKYLLADDDGEHVSQDRQSTVKTAKWTVEFDPDYDNVIRLKSCFGKYLTASEDPHMLGLTGQKVIQTVPKKVDSSVEWEPVLEGSKVRLKTRYGNYLRANGGVPPWRNSITHDIPHRHHDWILWDVEIVEVRVDKLKEVSDPSVDPDLDLDVGSNSFHLTSAPTLLACDQGSGSSKNEGRMIYYKLADDEGEIVDAEGSFLFKGNTVEDLTRNLEEETERESVTVCSRNPLNGKLYPLRLALPPNNTTMHVIVVPATSKG from the exons ATGGAGTATTTCAAAAGGGCAAAATCTGTCCGGTTAAGAAGCCATCACCGGAAGTACCTATTAGCAGATGACGACGGTGAACACGTGTCACAAGACCGTCAATCCACCGTAAAAACAGCAAAATGGACCGTCGAATTCGATCCAGATTACGACAACGTCATCAGATTAAAATCATGTTTCGGTAAATACCTCACTGCATCAGAGGATCCACACATGCTTGGTTTAACTGGTCAAAAAGTCATTCAAACCGTTCCTAAAAAAGTAGATTCATCCGTTGAATGGGAACCGGTTCTAGAAGGTTCGAAAGTTCGATTGAAAACACGTTATGGTAATTATTTACGAGCTAACGGTGGAGTACCTCCTTGGAGGAATTCAATTACTCATGATATACCTCATAGACATCATGATTGGATATTGTGGGATGTTGAAATTGTTGAAGTTAGGGTTGATAAATTGAAAGAGGTTTCGGATCCTTCTGTGGATCCGGATCTGGATCTGGATGTTGGCAGTAATTCCTTTCATCTTACATCAGCTCCTACACTTTTG GCGTGTGATCAAGGCTCTGGATCTTCTAAAAATGAGGGGAGAATGATTTATTACAAGTTGGCGGATGATGAAGGTGAGATTGTTGATGCAGAAGGATCGTTTTTGTTTAAAGGGAATACTGTAGAGGATCTGACTCGAAACTTGGAGGAAGAAACGGAGCGGGAGTCAGTAACAGTGTGTTCACGTAACCCGTTGAATGGGAAGCTTTATCCACTTCGGTTAGCACTGCCACCTAATAACACAACTATGCATGTTATTGTAGTGCCTGCAACATCTAAAGGTTAG
- the LOC139868632 gene encoding uncharacterized protein, with the protein MTINASSLDEDLTSPNHSSFLHQNDHPEPILISKKLTTSDNYSSWRRSIMIALNAKNKLKIVIGEITKPTVDSNIKALCDRTNHMIISWILNTITDQIANSLSFINSSSNLWKELQEHYSQLDGHNIYQLANEISQLKQGNCTVEIYYQKLKGYWDELDALEAPYMCTCTCNCENGEVNGEMEQRKWLI; encoded by the coding sequence ATGACGATCAATGCTTCATCACTGGATGAAGATCTAACCTCACCAAATCACTCATCGTTTCTTCACCAGAATGATCACCCTGAACCGATCCTCATTTCAAAGAAACTCACGACATCAGATAATTACAGCTCCTGGAGGCGATCAATCATGATAGCCTTAAATGCGAAGAACAAACTGAAAATTGTAATTGGAGAAATCACTAAACCTACTGTAGACTCAAACATCAAAGCTCTTTGCGACAGAACGAATCATATGATCATATCCTGGATTCTAAACACCATCACAGATCAAATTGCAAACTCACTAAGCTTCatcaattcatcatctaatttatgGAAGGAATTGCAGGAGCATTATTCACAACTGGATGGGCATAATATCTATCAACTGGCCAATGAAATATCACAATTAAAGCAAGGAAACTGCACAGTTGAAATCTACTATCAGAAGTTGAAGGGATACTGGGATGAATTGGATGCCTTAGAGGCTCCATACATGTGCACCTGCACCTGCAACTGTGAAAATGGGGAAGTCAATGGCGAAATGGAACAAAGAAAGTGGTTGATATAG